Part of the Asterias rubens chromosome 20, eAstRub1.3, whole genome shotgun sequence genome, TACACTTTCagaaggagaaaacaaaaaagggctaTTGTTACCACGCGAATTATTTAGCGCGCTATTTTTGACGTCTGTGACCTTTCGAGATTAATGACGTCTCAACACAGTGGAAGCAAAAGGTGGGGTAAGTTAAACCCGCTTTCGTTCTCACTAGATGCTTTTCCCGGGAAAAACGTTTTTCCCAGGGGTTAACTCCTTTAACCCTACCCCTTAACTGGGTAAATTATTTTCCGGGAAAATGTTATTTCCCGGGAATTAGTTTGTAGTGTGAACAGATCGACTAACatttcccgggaatttcccgggaaatacctgtagtgtgaaaagggcttttgtgGTGTGTTCAGTTAGCTTCCCGGGTCTACCCCGATCTGCcaccggtacgttcgaataacTTTGACGCCTTTTCAGGGGCTCAACCTGCTTAGCCCCACACCATGCTTCGGGTCATTTGGGTCtagcccgaggtgcatgacgtcaccacgagagagtgaatgatcgttcgattagctcttgtcgtATGATGTCCCAAATGAGCACCGCGGTGTCGAACGCAACCAATGATTCTAAATCGCGTGGCGCCGCCATCTTAACACATGCCGCCGCCATGTTATTTCTCACgctttcagggcgccgccatgtttttTCGTCAACCGGCGCCCGCACCCTGCTGAAGCGATGCGTATCAATGTGTCCATTGCGGGGTACCAGTGTGTTGAGGTCTGCGTTGCACAAGGTTATTATAACAATGGAGGTAGAACAAACACTATTTCGTAAtctcaaattttttattttgttcccttCTCGAAATCACCTCGAAATACCATTTATTGGGaacgaaatattattttgatgtaACGAAGGTGTCGACACCAGTTTCAgtatttttaaaatacattttccaAAGTTTTACCTTTCCCTTAATGGGGACCAATTATCCAGAAAGTATTCGCGCTGgaagttttcaaaattattgtaattattttgtttttaccaacaGCCACCTTTCAATACGTGAATCATGCGGTATTTGATGGAACGTCATTTTCAGCTTTCGGGCTAAGCAAACCAGAACCGGAATGGGTGGAGGTCATGAAAGAAGGACTAAGTGGTCCGGGCACTACGGTAGCCTACCCGGGTAAGTCGTCAAAAACACGGCCTATTTAAACTCACAATTACGCTGCAGAAGCTTCCCCTGGTCTCAATAAATAGAACATCGAAGTCTTAtctagcgcacgtatctaccaaacaaggtactcaaggcgctgagatacaaactttcagaaaaataggttgttgcagtgatggattctgagacgcatttagcagccacagccaggaacaccggggcgaaccccttctcttttcgataaagcgcactgggttattttacatgcgttacacaacacttGGAACCGACGGtcttacgtcccatccgaaggacgaagcaatggttataagtgtcttgcttaaggacacggcCGGGGATtgtaacccacactctgctgatcagaaacaccacagttcgaatccggtgctcttacaCCACTCGGCCTCGACACTTCCACAAACCAAAAACTAGTTTATTTGCCTttaatcttcttcttcttttaaacATGGCAGCCAAGTTGGTAGGGAGTCTTGCGTTTCTGCAGCGACACAAAAGTATTGTTACATTAttaattacccccccccccccccccatttgacATACAGGTGGATACAAGGAGATCGAGACTACCACCGGCAAACCACTAGGTCCTTGGCTGCCCAAAGGTGATAACATCTTCCTCGTGTCAGGATTTAAGGTAGGGTTATTGTACATctcattatttttctttcaaaacattttaaacacaaacataataataatatagtaccTAAATAGTGTTGTTTTTAAGTTCTCGTGATTTTCATGTGGGATTTGACACTTTGCAAGTAAGGTATGTGAGGTCGGCGGTAGCACCACGTGAAAATCTCTGGTGATGAGTATAGaactttatcacgctgtcaccatcttggtcgtgtACCCTGTTTTCAGTTACGGTATtcatgaatgctaacattcattgcgcaaacatgacACATagtattatttcgtccagcctcagtttggttataTTGAGTTGGAACGGggtaaaatcaagatggtcaCAAGGTCTAAAGTGGTGGGGTTATGaagttgtcaaccactagttCTTTTTGGAgggagttgtcaaccaccagttcgtTTTGTAGGGAGTTTTCAACCATCGGTTCTCTTTGGAACGAACTTAAGAAGTTTACGCAATAACGTAAACCTCACTCGATTATCGAGTGGTGCTTTTACTGTCATCCTTGTTCGTAATAACAGGTAGCTGATGAGAAGGACGCCAAACTCCAAGATACTTTCGAGAAGGATTGGAAGGAATCTTCAGGAACCAACTTCATCCTCAAGAATGCTCCCAAGGAGCTCGGCATCTCTAACTGCGGCCTGTATAAGAAGTTTACCGAGCCTCCCGGGATGCTGTACGTCCTCAGAGCCGAGCTGACTGGGGCTGGGGTGGACTCTGAGCCGGCCAAGACCTTCCTGGCGCAACTCAAGGAGTTCAAGTACCCGGACTATATCCAGAAGGTGGACAGTGAGCTTTACATGGCGGATCCAGAAAACATCATTTTCCCTCCAGCGGGGAAGAAAGATCTCCCGGAAGGCTTTGCGTACAAACCAGAGTAAACACGTCGCCCGATcggaaagaaagaaaaccttGTCATTCAAACGGACTTGCTTTTTATTTGAGGCCCTTTACTCTGATCATCAATATGCAATCTCAAAATTCCATCGAATTAGACCGAAACACATTTTTGGTGGACTGTTCCCTCCCCCTTTTGTAAAGTTTAGAGTTTGTTCGATGGgcggggtggaggggggggggtccgccACACCTTGCTTGATGCATGAGACCGAAACACTTCTCCGGAGATGGACAATGAATAATAGATTTTGAGACTGAACTTTTAGTGAGACTCTACTTTCAATctcaaaatattgaaaacatacacagtttttgttttacccctttttcctattttttttttcacacataCAATAATCACAGGGTTTGTGATATCACAATATTGGTTTTTGGCCACATTTAAATCGGATACCTGGCGGCGCGATTGGCTGTTGTTACCGGTGTTTTCTGAACGTATACCTTTGGTTATGGGACTGTTATTCCTTATTTTGCTGGAAAACGTAATGTTAATCTTTGAGTTGGGGTGGATCTGAaaattggtttcaactcgacgtttcgatcagtatgctctgatcctcTTCTGGtgattatacaataaaactaatctgtgaaaatttaaattcaaaatggtgtaagcgtttttgagatatctcGGAAATCTGGTTTagagaaaaagaaacaatttgttgttatttgttatttagaAACGAGTTTATCACTTGTGCAAAAGTGTGAattggtattttgttttgaagtagAATAAATATAGCCTATGGAAATTATTGACAGTCACATTGAGTATCCGTGTTTTGTTACCCGCAGGATGTCCGCGTCTAAAGTTCACGATGAATTATTTATGATTGGAGAATCATTCCTGAAAACAATTTGAGTGTATCATAATCCGATGATTCCTCCTAAAAACTGAATGTTTCAATAGCGACGTCCACCGATCTTGGACTAATTTTTACAATGTTCTCAACTACATTGAACCCAGTTAATTTTACTGGATAAAAGGTGCACAagttgtgcatttttttttcacagaaggCCTCCTAATGTGACACAGTGCTTGTTGCATGCCTCAGGGatgatagacttgtggacaagtcgttaatggtctgccgcagtgagatagtcgagttgtggcggtgctctcgcgcgaactgctggttgccgacctCTATACACACCATTTTAAACTGGGacgtagtcgtgagagcagtagtctcgcggggccagcagtctcacgAGAACaccgcgggaatcgcggggaTATTCAGaatagagtcggaacgctaCCGCTCCGACTCTACATtacattaacgacttgtccgcaAGTCTACGTGTGGATGACTGCTCCAAATATGAGAACAATCAAGACAGACGTCATTATTATACAAACTGACGCAACTCTTCAAACATTATAGGCTAGCTAGGCTTCTTTACAAACAGGCTTAAATTGATTGCACGCTGGCCTATAGAAAGGGACCTGGTGGTGACCTCGGGGTGGAAGGTGTTCCAGCCGCGTACAGATAGTTCATCATGGCCGCCCGTAGCAAGAGTCTTCTCTACTTCTGGAACTTCTTCGAGAAGACCGGCGGCTATTCCTCTCGTTTTCCGTCTTTCTTAGACTTTTGGAAGTTTGCCGCCAACATAGCGATAAAGGACGGTGACTACCTAGTGACCCAACTGCACCGAAACCTCAACCCAAAAGGTAAACACGTAGTGAGGGTGTTCGAACTACACTATAAGAActcccggtgtggcggtttcagtcttccgccgtgttcagttttccgggtgacgtagccggacatttcaccacattgttggaacggtttaagctttccggcgtgttcagttttccgggtgacgtagccagacaaaaatacagccgcgagtaccctggcgagtactgtagttctctcagtgaccccaaaattgtttattattacgattcttttcttgccccatctttagtcacattctcttgccccatctttacacgtattcatgcgtacaactgtaagcaggtcacactgcttgtgccacaccaaattctctcagacgatccacgcgttcgctgctcgttgtactcgtggacgccgccatgacagctaccggagagtaacacggatgactcaatacagcactaaaaattgactacttttgctttctgtgcgcaggcatcgcatgacgtaatgttaccgtatttggtcattcggaaaactgaacacggcggaaagttgaaaccgccacatcGGGTCCGGG contains:
- the LOC117303984 gene encoding uncharacterized protein LOC117303984; this encodes MEKVFALEVFKIIVIILFLPTATFQYVNHAVFDGTSFSAFGLSKPEPEWVEVMKEGLSGPGTTVAYPGGYKEIETTTGKPLGPWLPKGDNIFLVSGFKVADEKDAKLQDTFEKDWKESSGTNFILKNAPKELGISNCGLYKKFTEPPGMLYVLRAELTGAGVDSEPAKTFLAQLKEFKYPDYIQKVDSELYMADPENIIFPPAGKKDLPEGFAYKPE